In Phocoena sinus isolate mPhoSin1 chromosome X, mPhoSin1.pri, whole genome shotgun sequence, a genomic segment contains:
- the LOC116747182 gene encoding uncharacterized protein LOC116747182 has protein sequence MGQTQSTPLSLLLTNFGDVKSRGHDLSLDIRKRKLITFCRSEWPTFGVGWPTEEPPVAPPEGPPRSEPEDREAEALPALLSNENNSPGPAGRTRGRTQRDPGFRHPDSTTALPLREIGPPDETGNPRLQYWPFSTSDLYNWKTQNARFSDNPKDLIALLDSVMFTHQPTWDDCQQLLRILCTTEERERIQLEARKLVPGDDGQPTANPDLINAAFPLTRPPQDDWDYNTGEGRGRLLIYRQTLMAGLRAAARKPTNLAKVYSIVQGKTESPSSYLERLMEAFRQYTPMDPEAPENQAAVVMSFVNQAAPDIKKKLQKLEDLEGKQIQDLLRIAQRVFNNRDAPEDKQLKATEKMTKVLAAIVQKDQGGPPATRPPRRPLDRDQCAYCKEKGHWGGRGSDPLPEPRVTLQVEGKPVQFRVDTGAQHSVLVKPHGKISDKTSWVQGATGVKRYPWTTQRTVDLGTGKVTHSFLVIPDSPCPLLGRDLLTKMGAQIHFRSEGPIITDPHNQPISVLTLNLEDEYRLHQEPPSQNQDIKSWLQQFPEAWAETGGMGLAKHHPALFIEIKPGADPARVRQYPMPIEAKTGITPHIRRLLDLGILRPCQSAWNTPLLPVRKPNSKDYRPVQDLREVNRRVIDIHPTVPNPYTLLSALSPEKQWYTVLDLKDAFFSLPLAPKSQELFAFEWSDPERGINGQLTWTRLPQGFKNSPTLFDEALHEDLSEYRRQNPNITLLQYVDDLLIAAGTAEACLQGTRNLLQTLGTLGYRASAKKAQICRPEVTYLGYLLKGGQRWLTDARKETVLRIPRPTTPRQVREFLGSAGFCRLWIPKFAEMAKPLYLATKEQTPFEWTEEAEQSFQQIKTALLSAPALGLPDVSKPFHLFVDENKGIAKAVLTQPLGPWTRPITYLSKKLDPVASGWPPCLRVIAATALMVKDANKLTMGQELHVTTPHAVDGVLKQPPDRWMSNARLVHYQGLLLNPLKISYTPPRALNPASLLPDPDLDSPLHDCAEVLAQIHGVREDLRDQPLLDAQVTWFTDGSSFVQQGQRYAGAAVTSETEVICAKTLPPGTSAQKAELIALTQALKMSKDQKATIYTDSWYAFATAHIHGAIYRERGLLTTEGKDIKNKEEILALLAAIWEPKKLAIVHCPGHQKPTNPVARGNNLADQTARKAPYTLKLPLTQVKDGWWRDAKNNILLPEKLGTLVLERIHCSTHLGARRLQDLIRQTGLKIKNVSEKTERLVAGCAVCQLHNANTHPPTAGIQERGNQPGAYWEVDFTEVKPGKYGYRYLLVFIDTFSGWTEAFPTKNETAQIVAKKLLEEILPRYGFPVMTGSDNGPAFVSKVSQDLASILGADWKLHCAYRPQSSGQVERMNRTLKETLTKLTMETGANWVVLLPYALFRVRNSPYKLGFTPYEIIHGRPPPIIPNLKTNLIQSDPENNLLSSLQALQRIHETIWPKLKELYTTGPPPTPHQLRPGDWVLVKRHRQETLEPRWKGPYQIILTTPTAIKVDSIAAWIHYTHVKPVDPLSDLIKSTKADVTWTVDRSKDNPLKLTLRHTLPHEDQGTADSSNDSPNPQPSGHEGRIQPPPNKNALMQQLYGAPCECRGGTSETPVVPRRYTHMQDCGGITAYLVQVYGGTGVKTSWQCYHKPKPLPPRAICPCSTFQESMHSTCYSSYQQCTGTNNKTYFTATLQNNKSPTINDNNKYLQAGCIGTPGTPVCWNTRAPIHMSDGGGPQDEVRQIETRRQIEKAYQNLHPQLSYHPLIRSKVNPSELDPQITTILEATFALLNTTNPNLAQDCWLCLPQGPPRAIAIPIFANLNISKQCNPTLLPEPFPIQFSKFSTTFNTSCFVKNDSLSNASIDLGILSSTGCSQYIPVNSSLCSPNTTAFVCGNNLAYTYLPQNWTGVCNLATLLPNVDLISGDTPLPIPSFDLWAGRTKRAITAIPLLIGLGITGAVATRSTGLGVSLHSYNQLSRQLIEDVEALSGTIQDLQDQLDSLAEVVLQNRRGLDLLTAEQGRICLALKEKCCFYANKSGIVRNKIHQLQEDLARRRKELADNPLWSGFHGMLPFLLPFLGPLLCLLFLLTIGPCIFNKIMDFVRKRINTVQLMVLRSQYQPYEDLENEETEP, from the exons ATGGGCCAAACACAGagtacccctctctccctccttctcactaaTTTTGGGGATGTGAAATCCCGAGGACACGACCTCAGTCTGGACATccggaaaagaaaacttattaccTTCTGCCGCTCTGAATGGCCAACTTTCGGGGTTGGTTGGCCCACCGAGG aacctcctgtggcccctcccgaGGGGCCACCCAGGTCAGAACCGGAGGACCGAGAGGCAGAGGCACTGCCGGCCCTCCTGTCCAATGAAAATAACTCCCCTGGGCCGGCTGGACGCACCCGTGGACGCACTCAGCGCGACCCAGGGTTCCGCCATCCAGATTCCACCACAGCCCTACCCCTGCGAGAAATAGGCCCTCCCGATGAGACAGGGAACCCCCGACTCCAATATTGGCCATTCTCTACCAGTGACTTATATAATTGGAAAACCCAGAATGCTCGTTTTTCTGATAATCCTAAAGACCTGATAGCTCTTCTAGATAGTGTTATGTTTACTCATCAGCCCACCTGGGATGACTGCCAACAGCTTCTCCGGATCCTGTGCACTACCGAGGAACGAGAACGAATCCAGCTGGAGGCAAGAAAACTGGTTCCTGGAGATGATGGTCAACCCACCGCTAACCCTGATCTTATTAATGCAGCCTTTCCCTTAACTCGCCCCCCGCAGGATGATTGGGACTATAACACCGGAGAAGGTAGGGGACGACTGCTCATTTATCGCCAGACTCTAATGGCGGGTCTCCGGGCTGCCGCGCGCAAGCCCACTAATTTGGCCAAGGTATATTCAATtgtacaaggtaaaacagaaagtCCCTCCTCTTACTTAGAAAGATTAATGGAAGCCTTTAGGCAATATACCCCTATGGATCCAGAGGCCCCCGAAAATCAGGCTGCCGTTGTAATGTCCTTTGTTAACCAGGCAGCccctgatattaaaaagaaactccagaagTTAGAAGATCTGGAGGGCAAACAGATACAGGACCTACTCCGTATTGCTCAGCGCGTCTTTAATAACCGAGACGCCCCAGAGGATAAACAACTTAAAGCCACTGAGAAAATGACTAAGGTCCTGGCCGCCATTGTTCAGAAAGATCAAGGGGGCCCCCCAGCCACTCGACCTCCCAGGCGACCATTGGACAGAGATCAATGTGCCTATTGCAAGGAAAAAGGCCATTGG GGGGGACGGGGTTCAGACCCCCTCCCCGAACCCAGGGTAACCCTACAAGTGGAGGGGAAACCAGTCCAATTCCGGGTGGATACAGGGGCACAGCATTCGGTCTTGGTTAAGCCCCACGGGAAAATTTCTGACAAAACCTCCTGGGTCCAGGGAGCTACGGGAGTTAAACGTTACCCCTGGACCACTCAGAGAACTGTGGACTTGGGCACGGGAAAAGTAACCCACTCCTTTCTGGTCATTCCCGATAGCCCTTGCCCCTTACTGGGGAGAGACTTACTTACTAAAATGGGAGCACAAATTCATTTTCGGTCAGAGGGGCCGATCATAACAGACCCTCACAACCAACCCATATCTGTGCTCACCCTGAACTTGGAAGATGAGTACCGACTTCACCAGGAACCACCCTcccaaaatcaagatataaagTCATGGCTTCAGCAGTTCCCCGAAGCATGGGCAGAAACAGGTGGGATGGGACTAGCCAAACATCACCCAGCCCTATTCATAGAAATCAAACCAGGGGCAGATCCTGCACGTGTCCGACAATATCCCATGCCCATAGAGGCCAAAACTGGTATCACTCCACATATTCGCCGGCTTCTTGACCTAGGTATACTGCGTCCCTGCCAGTCGGCCTGGAACACACCCCTGCTGCCAGTCCGCAAACCTAACAGTAAAGACTACCGCCCAGTACAGGACCTGAGGGAAGTTAACAGACGAGTCATAGACATCCATCCTACTGTACCCAATCCATATACTCTTTTGAGCGCCCTTAGTCCAGAAAAACAATGGTATACCGTGCTGGACCTCAAAGATGCCTTTTTTAGTTTACCCTTAGCACCCAAAAGTCAAGAACTCTTTGCCTTCGAATGGTCGGATCCTGAGAGAGGCATAAACGGACAACTCACCTGGACCAGACTTccccaaggattcaagaactcaccTACCTTGTTTGATGAGGCCCTACACGAGGATCTCAGTGAGTACCGGAGACAAAACCCCAATATAACCCTCCTGCAGtatgttgatgatctcttaatagCTGCTGGGACCGCTGAAGCCTGCCTGCAGGGAACCAGAAACCTGCTACAGACTCTCGGCACCCTGGGATACCGGGCCTCTGCCAAAAAGGCGCAGATCTGCAGGCCTGAGGTAACTTACCTGGGATACCTACTGAAAGGGGGGCAACGATGGCTCACAGATGCACGGAAAGAGACTGTCCTCCGCATCCCCAGACCCACCACGCCTCGACAGGTGAGAGAATTTTTGGGGTCAGCTGGGTTCTGCCGTTTATGGATACCCAAATTTGCTGAAATGGCCAAACCACTATACTTAGCcaccaaagaacagacgccctttgAATGGACAGAGGAGGCTGAGCAATCGTTTCAGCAGATCAAAACTGCCTTGCTATCCGCACCCGCCCTGGGTCTCCCTGATGTCTCCAAACCCTTCCACCTCTTTGTGGATGAAAACAAAGGCATAGCTAAGGCCGTGTTGACCCAACCCCTCGGTCCTTGGACCAGGCCTATCActtacctatcaaagaaattggaccCCGTGGCTTCAGGCTGGCCTCCTTGCCTCCGGGTGATCGCCGCCACAGCCCTAATGGTAAAGGATGCCAACAAACTAACTATGGGACAGGAATTACATGTCACCACCCCCCACGCCGTCGACGGGGTTCTCAAACAGCCTCCCGACCGATGGATGAGTAATGCTCGATTGGTCCACTACCAGGGTCTACTGTTAAATCCTCTCAAAATCAGCTACACTCCACCACGGGCTTTAAACCCTGCCTCTCTATTACCTGACCCAGACTTAGACTCCCCACTCCATGATTGTGCAGAGGTACTGGCTCAGATCCATGGGGTTCGGGAAGACCTACGTGACCAGCCCCTATTAGATGCACAAGTCACATGGTTCACTGATGGCAGCAGTTTTGTCCAGCAAGGTCAGAGGTATGCGGGGGCAGCGGTAACATCGGAAACTGAGGTGATATGCGCGAAGACTCTCCCCCCAGGGACCTCAGCCCAAAAAGCTGAATTAATTGCCCTGACCCAAGCTCTCAAGATGAGCAAAGACCAAAAAGCCACCATATATACAGACAGCTGGTATGCTTTCGCTACCGCACACATACATGGGGCAATATACcgagagcggggactactcacAACAGAGGGCAAAGACatcaagaacaaagaggaaatcctGGCCTTGCTAGCGGCCATATGGGAACCCAAAAAGTTAGCCATTGTACATTGCCCGGGGCATCAAAAACCCACAAATCCAGTCGCCCGGGGCAACAATTTGGCAGACCAGACGGCTCGAAAGGCGCCATACACTCTA aaactcccTCTAACCCAGGTTAAAGACGGATGGTGGCGGGACGCTAAGAACAATATCCTCCTTCCAGAAAAACTAGGAACCTTGGTCCTTGAACGGATCCATTGTAGCACCCACTTGGGCGCCCGACGGCTACAGGATCTCATCAGACAGActggacttaaaattaaaaatgtctccgAAAAAACTGAACGACTGGTTGCTGGCTGTGCAGTCTGCCAACTCCATAATGCTAACACCCACCCACCAACCGCTGGCATCCAGGAAAGAGGGAACCAGCCCGGAGCCTACTGGGAAGTGGACTTCACGGAGGTAAAGCCTGGcaaatatggatatagatatttaCTGGTGTTTATAGATACCTTTTCAGGTTGGACCGAGGCATTCCCGACCAAGAATGAGACAGCACAAATAGTAGCTAAAAAGCTACTAGAAGAAATCCTGCCCAGGTATGGCTTTCCAGTTATGACAGGGTCAGACAACGGGCCGGCCTTCGTTTCTAAGGTAAGTCAGGATCTGGCTTCCATACTTGGGGCTGATTGGAAACTACATTGTGCATACcgcccccagagttcaggacaggtagaaagaatgaatagaactctaaaagagaccttgACTAAATTAACCATGGAGACTGGCGCTAACTGGGTAGTCCTACTCCCCTACGCTCTGTTTAGGGTGCGAAATTCCCCCTATAAGCTAGGATTTACCCCCTACGAAATAATACATGGTAGGCCTCCTCCTATTATCCCTAACCTAAAGACTAACCTTATCCAATCGGACCCAGAAAATAatctcctgtcttccctccaaGCCTTACAGCGGATACACGAGACAATCTGGCCCAAATTAAAAGAGCTATATACAACAGGACCCCCGCCTACTCCACACCAGCTCCGACCAGGTGACTGGGTCCTTGTCAAACGCCATCGACAAGAGACCCTAGAACCCAGGTGGAAAGGACCTTACCAGATCATCCTGACAACGCCGACGGCCATCAAGGTGGACAGCATAGCTGCCTGGATCCATTACACCCACGTCAAGCCGGTGGACCCACTTTCTGACCTCATCAAGTCCACTAAAGCTGACGTCACCTGGACGGTTGATCGGAGTAAGGACAATCCCCTCAAACTGACCTTACGCCATACCCTCCCCCATGAGGACCAAGGTACTGCTGATAGCTCTAATGATAGTCCTAACCCTCAACCCTCGGGCCACGAGGGGAGGATTCAACCCCCCCCCAATAAGAATGCTTTAATGCAACAACTATATGGTGCACCGTGCGAGTGCAGGGGAGGTACTAGCGAGACTCCTGTTGTTCCCCGAAGGTATACTCATATGCAGGATTGCGGGGGAATAACTGCATACCTTGTTCAGGTATATGGAGGCACTGGGGTCAAAACCAGCTGGCAATGCTACCATAAGCCTAAACCACTCCCCCCCCGAGCTATTTGCCCCTGTTCTACTTTTCAGGAATCAATGCATAGCACATGCTATTCCTCTTACCAGCAATGTACAGGGACCAATAACAAGACTTATTTCACAGCCACACTACAGAATAATAAAAGTCCCAccattaatgataataataaataccttcaAGCTGGATGCATTGGCACTCCCGGGACCCCAGTGTGCTGGAATACCAGGGCCCCCATACATATGTCAGACGGTGGAGGGCCCCAAGACGAAGTGCGCCAGATAGAAACCCgaagacaaatagaaaaggcCTATCAGAATCTGCACCCACAGCTCAGCTACCACCCCCTAATTCGCTCTAAGGTCAATCCCTCTGAACTGGACCCCCAAATCACGACTATACTAGAAGCTACTTTTGCGCTTTTAAATACCACCAACCCCAACTTAGCACAAGATtgctggctctgccttcctcaAGGACCGCCCCGCGCTATAGCCATCCCCATTTTCGCCAATTTAAACATCAGCAAACAATGTAACCCAACTTTACTCCCCGAGCCGTTTCCCatacaattttcaaagttttcaactaCCTTTAATACCTCATGCTTTGTCAAGAACGATTCCCTCTCTAACGCCAGTATTGACTTGGGAATCCTTTCATCTACTGGATGTAGTCAGTATATCCCCGTAAACTCCTCCCTCTGTAGTCCTAACACCACTGCCTTTGTTTGTGGAAATAACCTAGCATACACCTATTTACCCCAGAACTGGACAGGGGTCTGCAACCTAGCCACCCTCCTCCCTAATGTAGACCTGATCTCGGGAGACACTCCATTGCCCATTCCCAGCTTTGACCTTTGGGCAGGAAGAACCAAACGAGCCATTACAGCCATACCCCTCCTGATAGGACTAGGAATTACAGGAGCTGTGGCCACACGGAGTACAGGTCTTGGGGTCTCCCTTCACTCCTATAATCAGCTGTCTAGACAATTAATAGAAGATGTAGAAGCCCTCTCTGGAACCATTCAGGACTTACAGGACCAATTAGATTCGCTGGCCGAGGTGGTCCTACAAAATAGGAGGGGCTTAGACTTGCTGACAGCTGAACAGGGTAGAATATGCCTCgccctaaaagaaaaatgttgtttttatgcaaataaatcaggcattgtaagaaacaaaattcaccaGCTCCAGGAAGACTTAGCCCGCCGCCGGAAAGAATTAGCGGACAATCCCCTTTGGTCAGGATTTCATGGgatgcttcccttcctcctccccttcctgggccctctactatgcctccttttcctcctcactaTAGGCCCCTGTATATTCAACAAAATCATGGATTTCGtccgaaaaagaataaacacagttcAGCTAATGGTATTAAGATCACAATATCAGCCATACGAggacttagaaaatgaagaaactgagccttga